The Triticum dicoccoides isolate Atlit2015 ecotype Zavitan chromosome 6A, WEW_v2.0, whole genome shotgun sequence genome has a window encoding:
- the LOC119314462 gene encoding uncharacterized protein LOC119314462: MAAPVASPLTAVARAARLHPVSCSASSSSPKNLKQSSSSSSSSSSPAVPSLRSAAVALAGAVPLLAALPPPDALAVGGELGIIEGRTVALLHPAIMGGLFAYTLWAGYLGWQWRRVRTVQDEITELKKQVRPAAAATPAAVGAGDSAAPPPPPAAKSPTEIKINELTEERKKLVKGGFRDRHFNAGSILLGLGVTESVGGALNTWLRTGKLFPGPHLFAGAAITVLWAAAAALVPAMQKGNETARSLHIALNTINVLLFIWQIPTGLEIVGKVFEFTNWP; encoded by the exons ATGGCCGCGCCGGTGGCCTCGCCGCTCACGGCCGtcgcccgcgccgcccgcctccaccCCGTCtcctgctccgcctcctcctcctctcccaagaACCTCAAGCagtcgtcgtcctcgtcgtcgtcgtcttcgtcgccTGCTGTGCCGTCGCTGAGGTCCGCGGCGGTGGCGTTGGCGGGGGCGGTGCCGCTGCTGGCGGCGCTCCCGCCGCCGGACGCGCTGGCGGTGGGCGGCGAGCTGGGGATCATCGAGGGCCGGACCGTCGCGCTGCTGCACCCGGCCATCATGGGCGGCCTCTTCGCCTACACGCTCTGGGCGGGCTACCTCGGCTGGCAGTGGCGCCGCGTCCGCACCGTCCAGGACGAGATCACCGAGCTCAAGAAGcaggtccgccccgccgccgccgccactcccgccGCGGTCGGCGCCGGGGactccgccgccccgccccctcccccAGCCGCCAAGTCCCCCACCGAGATCAAGATCAACGAGCTCACCGAG GAGAGGAAGAAGCTGGTGAAGGGGGGCTTCCGGGACCGGCACTTCAACGCGGGGTCGATCCTGCTGGGCCTGGGCGTCACCGAGTCCGTCGGCGGCGCGCTCAACACCTGGCTCCGCACCGGCAAGCTCTTCCCGGGCCCGCACCTGTTCGCGGGGGCGGCCATCACCGTGCTCTGGGCGGCGGCCGCGGCGCTGGTGCCGGCGATGCAGAAGGGGAACGAGACGGCCAGGAGCCTGCACATCGCGCTCAACACCATCAACGTCCTGCTCTTCATCTGGCAGATCCCCACGGGGCTCGAGATCGTCGGCAAGGTCTTCGAGTTCACCAACTGGCCATGA